The proteins below come from a single bacterium genomic window:
- a CDS encoding DNA replication/repair protein RecF yields MVLKRILYRGFRNLSPEPLEPGPALNVFCGPNAQGKTNILEAVYLLSTLGSFRTRRVRDLITVGENEAEVEGIVSDGYGTARLGVHLSKEGKKAFVDRKQPFSAAGYLKVFPTVFFGPGDMEMAKGDQSLRRKYLDRASFSADPSYVEKMKNYRRALAQRNEALQSNQQDLEPWTTFLSQAGWEICRQRSLSLGELKETVARIHRDISGGTEEIEISYKPSWKMEEGAEGLRNILLESDAEDRKRGFTHHGPHRDKVKVKLGGREISEHGSQGQHRTLVLSMKLALLLWAKEKTGSSPAFLLDDPGSELDKKRLGYLGEFLTGWKGQVFVSSVGSDDIPVNAGSVKNVYNIESGRVAKTGTVSKN; encoded by the coding sequence ATGGTTCTAAAAAGGATTTTGTACAGGGGTTTCAGAAATCTTTCGCCGGAGCCCCTTGAACCCGGGCCCGCTCTGAACGTCTTTTGCGGCCCCAACGCTCAGGGAAAGACCAACATACTCGAAGCCGTCTACCTTCTTTCCACTCTCGGCAGTTTCAGAACCAGAAGAGTGAGGGATCTCATAACGGTGGGGGAGAACGAGGCGGAAGTAGAAGGGATAGTCAGCGACGGCTACGGAACAGCCCGGCTTGGCGTCCACCTGTCGAAGGAAGGCAAAAAAGCCTTCGTGGACAGAAAACAGCCTTTTTCGGCCGCCGGATACCTGAAGGTCTTTCCCACGGTTTTTTTCGGGCCGGGGGACATGGAAATGGCGAAGGGGGACCAGTCCCTAAGAAGAAAATATCTCGACAGGGCCTCTTTCTCGGCCGATCCCTCGTACGTCGAGAAGATGAAAAACTACCGGCGGGCTCTGGCGCAGCGAAACGAGGCTCTCCAGAGTAACCAGCAGGACCTCGAGCCCTGGACAACCTTTCTTTCACAGGCCGGTTGGGAGATATGCAGGCAAAGGAGCCTGTCTCTGGGGGAACTGAAAGAGACGGTAGCGCGCATACACAGGGATATTTCCGGCGGAACCGAGGAGATAGAGATATCCTACAAGCCCTCCTGGAAGATGGAAGAGGGGGCGGAGGGGCTCAGAAACATTCTTCTGGAGAGCGACGCCGAGGACCGGAAAAGGGGGTTTACCCACCACGGGCCGCACAGGGACAAGGTAAAGGTAAAACTTGGGGGAAGAGAGATATCCGAGCACGGCTCGCAGGGTCAGCACAGGACTCTGGTTCTTTCGATGAAACTGGCGCTTCTCTTGTGGGCGAAGGAGAAGACGGGCTCTTCTCCCGCCTTTCTCCTTGACGACCCCGGCAGCGAACTGGACAAAAAGCGCCTCGGCTATCTGGGAGAGTTTCTCACCGGCTGGAAGGGGCAGGTTTTCGTTTCCTCGGTGGGGAGCGACGACATACCCGTAAACGCCGGCAGCGTTAAAAACGTTTACAATATAGAGTCCGGAAGGGTCGCGAAGACCGGAACCGTTTCAAAAAACTGA